A genome region from Penaeus chinensis breed Huanghai No. 1 chromosome 22, ASM1920278v2, whole genome shotgun sequence includes the following:
- the LOC125036949 gene encoding rho GTPase-activating protein 6-like, whose translation MPQYIRCYSIPCATVPSVPRVPQCPGCHSAHTNYPADALDPAHRNAEGRTGYAKKCMKLCTQDISVYQAASRRSEQACVNTSMCYVCTGSLYSASGGNTWSSVTGRVVSLENTSLLHFTEIERLTLQQLAIAKLQALNLGCQIRVPRECADDRLRGNEIVPDSSKLEQANASAQKKRRPYLLKRKALTTGFFDSKKEEAKDGVASGQVFGLSLSKCLENERSRIREAAERAAAAAAAAAATPVSSVGEDGDAPLSRKSSHAGSQASFSSLIEGTKQSTTGSLESLNLERKRPSLVGGDLLPPGTTMPDLLTVEPSPQIPSLVNKCLKHLETNGMHTLGIFRVSSSKKRVRQLREEFDTGQEVWLNEECCPHDVATLLKEFFRDLPEPLLTRELYEPLIKTQKIRNRKLQFEALQHLIQLLPVPNRDTLYSLLNFLATVAENSVDHHTNTGETLQGNKMDSSNLATLFAPNILHTVKPGTETMSTSDMATHAEERIDVINVIRSMIDHNKELFQISSELLDETYQHLMDTHPEALDLLLRRRCTGPDDRGQHLQELLASLLAPHRPQSCPSTVLDLDVDTSSSVFEGSECSSSLPRSPTDLTHHHDFDRLRMSLEEGEGMRMLRREEVVHEGAAVAPMQQSGRRRYPDDEEDGRGRRRDIGPDVPISSPSEERGWFRKREKSSSRELDRTSEERQPEKSRWFRKRDKSSSRGSEDRNFRREDSDRRRDKGKSKDEASVTGSDRRKGTDASGKSRSASKEKVESLGLRNQEEEDRGEHRKRSSSDQSVNQERLQVPEPTMRRLSSPEIDNSGVITASLRIPVPLAQGGGPLAFAQDKEIPFIEDSSTSDDKKNRQRSSPHKGGGSPRNDIARQRSGSSDSYLGQPITGTMSFQPLTKKGGDKQSHDSVLSSSSADVYTLSPSPRNTPLSDVYASGTSSPLSGAGSPPLWLSPDSGTPGLSPPNSPPPQPRRRGELSNNPIAHSVTHTFGTKPPATPSKSKSSSSVASHGLFPIGRSKTADNIKTVTHHAERSGTTPESRDEIARESRGHRDYGGGRRYTRRRYTGERHPTGHLPDMSASNVSEGQTQLWKRWEIIASDPTEPETFV comes from the exons CGCAATGCAGAAGGGAGAACAGGGTACGCCAAAAAGTGCATGAAATTGTGTACCCAAGATATAAGTGTTTACCAAGCGGCCTCAAGAC GCAGTGAGCAGGCCTGTGTTAATACGTCTATGTGCTATGTTTGTACCGGATCTCTGTATTCTGCCTCt GGCGGAAACACGTGGAGTTCGGTCACGGGTCGAGTGGTAAGCCTGGAGAACACATCCCTCCTGCATTTCACGGAGATCGAGAGACTGACACTCCAGCAGCTGGCCATCGCGAAGCTACAGGCTCTCAACCTCGGCTGTCAGATCCGCGTTCCGAGAG AGTGTGCTGACGACAGGCTGAGAGGCAACGAGATCGTACCGGACTCCAGCAAGTTGG AGCAAGCGAATGCCAGCGCCCAGAAGAAGAGGCGACCGTACCTGCTCAAGAGGAAAGCTCTCACCACCGGCTTCTTCGATTCCAAGAAGGAGGAGGCTAAGG ATGGCGTGGCCAGCGGACAGGTGTTCGGGCTGTCCCTCAGCAAGTGCCTGGAGAACGAGAGGAGCCGCATCAGGGAGGCAGCGGAgagagcagcggcggcggcggcagcggcagcAGCAACTCCGGTCTCGAGTGTGGGAGAGGACGGAGACGCCCCTTTGAGTCGGAAGTCCTCGCACGCTGGCTCCCAGGCTTCGTTCTCGTCCCTTATCGAAGGAACAAAACAG TCAACCACTGGTTCGTTGGAGAGCCTGAATTTGGAGCGGAAGCGGCCGAGTCTAGTGGGAGGTGACTTGCTTCCCCCAGGGACAACCATGCCAGATCTCCTCACAGTGGAACCCAGTCCTCAAATTCCCAGCCTCGTCAACAAGTGCTTGAAACACCTCGAGACGAATGGCATGCACACTCTTGGTATTTTCAGGGTGTCCTCCTCCAAAAAGCGGGTTCGGCAA TTGCGGGAGGAATTTGATACCGGACAAGAGGTGTGGCTAAATGAGGAATGCTGTCCACATGATGTGGCTACACTCCTTAAAGAATTCTTCAGGGACCTCCCAGAACCACTACTGACCCGAGAATTATATGAACCCTTAATAAAAACACAGA AAATCCGCAACCGCAAGCTACAGTTTGAGGCTTTGCAGCACCTAATTCAGCTTCTTCCAGTACCCAACCGAGACACCCTTTACTCACTTCTCAATTTCTTGGCTACTGTTGCCGAGAACTCAGTTGACCATCACACAAACACGG GTGAGACTTTACAAGGGAACAAGATGGACAGCAGTAACTTGGCTACACTCTTCGCCCCTAATATCCTACACACGGTGAAGCCAGGAACAGAAACCATGTCAACATCAGACATGGCAACCCATGCAGAGGAGCGGATAGATGTTATAAATGTAATCAGAAGTATGATTGACCACAACAAAGAGCTGTTCCAG ATTTCATCAGAGCTCCTTGACGAGACCTACCAGCACCTGATGGACACTCATCCAGAGGCCTTGGACCTTCTGCTGCGCCGTCGCTGCACAGGACCAGATGA TCGTGGTCAGCACCTACAGGAGCTGTTAGCAAGCTTATTGGCACCTCATCGGCCTCAGAGCTGTCCCTCCACTGT GTTGGACCTTGATGTGGACACCAGCAGCAGTGTGTTCGAGGGCAGCGAGTGCTCCTCTTCCCTGCCACGCTCCCCCACCGACCTAACACACCACCACGACTTTGATCG GTTACGCATGAGcctagaggagggggaggggatgcgtaTGCTACGAAGGGAGGAGGTCGTCCATGAAGGTGCAGCTGTAGCTCCCATGCAACAGTCAGGCAGAAG AAGATATccagatgacgaagaagatggcCGTGGGCGACGACGAGACATAGGACCAGATGTCCCAATCTCATCACCGAGCGAAGAGCGAGGTTGGTTTAGGAAACGCGAAAAGAGTTCTTCCCGAGAACTAGATAGAACGAGCGAAGAGAGGCAGCCGGAGAAATCTCGATGGTtcaggaagagagacaagagttCATCTCGGGGCTCTGAGGACAGGAATTTCCGTCGGGAGGATTCAGACCGCAGGCGGGACAAAGGAAAAAGTAAGGATGAGGCATCAGTGACAGGAAGTGATAGGAGAAAAGGCACAGATGCCAGTGGAAAAAGTAGATCAGCATCCAAAGAAAAGGTAGAAAGCCTGGGTCTAAGAaatcaggaagaggaagatagaggagagcaCCGGAAACGCAGTTCGAGTGATCAGTCCGTTAATCAGGAAAGACTACAAGTGCCAGAACCTACTATGCGGAGATTATCATCCCCAGAAATTGATAATTCTGGAGTAATAACCGCATCATTACGTATTCCTGTGCCGTTAGCCCAAGGAGGAGGACCCTTGGCATTTGCACAAGATAAAGAAATTCCTTTTATTGAAGACTCTAgtactagtgatgataaaaaaaatcggcAACGTTCGTCACCACATAAGGGAGGCGGGTCTCCAAGAAATGATATTGCAAGGCAACGTTCAGGTAGTAGTGACTCTTACCTTGGTCAGCCCATTACTGGCACCATGAGCTTTCAACCGCTGACCAAGAAAGGCGGTGATAAACAGAGTCATGACTCTGTCCTGTCTTCATCTTCGGCAGATGTTTACACACTGTCTCCCTCGCCTCGTAACACACCCTTGTCTGATGTGTATGCTTCAGGCACATCATCGCCTCTGAGTGGCGCTGGTTCACCTCCTCTTTGGCTTAGTCCTGACTCTGGAACACCAGGACTGTCACCACCAAATTCACCCCCACCTCAGCCACGTCGTAGGGGTGAGTTGAGCAACAATCCAATAGCACATTCGGTAACCCATACCTTTGGCACCAAACCTCCAGCAACACCATCAAAAAGTAAAAGTTCTTCATCCGTTGCATCCCATGGACTTTTTCCAATAGGCCGCTCCAAAACTGCAGATAACATTAAAACAGTAACTCATCATGCAGAAAGAAGTGGCACTACACCTGAGAGTCGTGATGAAATCGCACGGGAATCACGGGGGCACAGGGACTATGGTGGGGGTCGTCGCTATACCCGCCGCCGCTACACTGGGGAAAGACACCCAACCGGACACCTTCCAGATATGAGCGCATCAAATGTTAGTGAAGGACAGACACAACTGTGGAAGCGATGGGAGATTATTGCGTCAGATCCAACAGAACCTGAGACATTTGTCTAG